In one Pseudomonas sp. SCA2728.1_7 genomic region, the following are encoded:
- the purM gene encoding phosphoribosylformylglycinamidine cyclo-ligase: MSKQPSLSYKDAGVDIDAGEALVERIKSVAKRTARPEVMGGLGGFGALCEIPAGYKQPVLVSGTDGVGTKLRLALNLNKHDSIGIDLVAMCVNDLVVCGAEPLFFLDYYATGKLNVDTAAQVVTGIGAGCELSGCSLVGGETAEMPGMYEGEDYDLAGFCVGVVEKAEIIDGSKVATGDALIALPSSGPHSNGYSLIRKIIEVSGADIENIQLDGKPLTDLLMAPTRIYVKPLLKLIKDTGAVKAMAHITGGGLLDNIPRVLPKGAQAVVDVASWTRPAVFDWLQEKGNVDETEMHRVLNCGVGMVICVAQEHVEVALNTLRDAGEQPWVIGQIAAAAEGAAQVDLQNLKAH; this comes from the coding sequence ATGAGCAAGCAACCCTCCCTGAGCTACAAGGACGCCGGTGTAGACATCGACGCCGGTGAAGCATTGGTCGAACGCATCAAGAGCGTCGCCAAGCGCACTGCGCGCCCGGAAGTCATGGGCGGCCTGGGCGGTTTCGGCGCCCTCTGCGAAATCCCGGCCGGCTACAAGCAGCCAGTGCTGGTTTCCGGCACCGACGGCGTCGGCACCAAGCTGCGTCTGGCGCTGAACCTGAACAAGCACGACAGCATCGGCATCGACCTGGTTGCCATGTGCGTCAACGACCTCGTGGTGTGCGGCGCTGAGCCACTGTTCTTCCTCGACTACTACGCCACCGGCAAATTGAATGTCGACACCGCTGCCCAGGTGGTAACCGGCATCGGCGCTGGCTGCGAACTGTCGGGTTGCTCGCTGGTTGGCGGCGAAACCGCTGAAATGCCTGGCATGTACGAAGGCGAAGACTACGACCTGGCCGGCTTCTGCGTCGGCGTCGTGGAAAAGGCTGAAATCATCGACGGCTCGAAAGTCGCCACCGGTGATGCGCTGATCGCTCTGCCATCGTCCGGCCCGCACTCCAACGGTTACTCGCTGATCCGCAAGATCATCGAAGTCTCCGGCGCTGACATCGAAAACATCCAGCTCGACGGCAAACCGCTGACCGACCTGCTGATGGCCCCGACCCGCATCTACGTGAAGCCGCTGCTCAAGCTGATCAAAGATACCGGCGCCGTCAAAGCCATGGCCCACATCACCGGTGGCGGCCTGCTCGACAACATCCCGCGCGTTCTGCCAAAAGGCGCTCAGGCTGTGGTTGACGTGGCTAGCTGGACTCGCCCGGCGGTATTCGACTGGCTGCAAGAGAAGGGCAACGTCGACGAGACCGAGATGCACCGCGTGCTGAACTGCGGCGTTGGCATGGTCATCTGCGTGGCTCAGGAACACGTTGAAGTTGCGCTGAACACCCTGCGTGACGCCGGCGAACAGCCTTGGGTCATCGGTCAGATCGCTGCCGCTGCCGAAGGCGCTGCTCAGGTTGATCTGCAGAACCTTAAGGCTCATTAA
- the purN gene encoding phosphoribosylglycinamide formyltransferase, with protein MSATCDVVVLLSGTGSNLQALIDSTRTGDNPVRIAAVISNRADAYGLQRASDAGIATRSLDHKAFEGREAFDAALIELIDEFNPKLVVLAGFMRILSADFVRHYQGRLLNIHPSLLPKYKGLHTHQRALEAGDTEHGCSVHFVTEELDGGPLVVQAVLPVELHDTPQSLAQRVHVQEHLIYPMAVRWFAEGRLALGEHGALLDGQLLAASGHLIRH; from the coding sequence ATGTCCGCAACCTGTGATGTCGTGGTGCTGTTGTCCGGCACCGGCAGTAACTTGCAGGCTCTGATCGACAGCACGCGGACCGGCGACAACCCGGTCCGCATCGCTGCAGTGATTTCCAATCGCGCCGACGCCTACGGCCTGCAACGCGCCAGTGACGCGGGTATCGCCACCCGCTCACTGGATCACAAGGCATTCGAAGGTCGCGAGGCCTTCGATGCTGCTCTGATCGAACTGATCGACGAATTCAATCCGAAACTCGTGGTGCTGGCCGGCTTCATGCGCATTCTCAGCGCTGATTTCGTTCGCCACTATCAGGGTCGCCTGCTCAACATCCACCCGTCGCTGCTGCCCAAATACAAAGGGTTACACACTCATCAGCGCGCGCTGGAGGCCGGCGATACTGAGCACGGCTGCTCCGTGCACTTCGTCACCGAGGAACTCGATGGCGGACCACTGGTCGTACAGGCAGTATTACCGGTAGAGTTGCACGACACGCCGCAGAGTCTTGCGCAGCGAGTTCACGTTCAGGAACACCTGATCTACCCGATGGCTGTTCGCTGGTTTGCCGAAGGCAGACTGGCACTCGGTGAACACGGTGCTTTACTGGATGGCCAGTTACTCGCGGCCAGCGGCCACTTGATTCGACACTAG
- a CDS encoding DUF3108 domain-containing protein, with the protein MRRALLFACALLALPFAQAAELQPFSASYTADWKQLPMSGTAERSLVKEANGVWKLSFKASMMIASLTEESTLTLDKDTLLPQSYHFERGGLGKAKKADLDFDWNSKMVTGTDRGDAVKIPLNRGMVDKSTYQLALQHDVAAGKKTMSYQVVDDGEVDTYDFRVLGSEKVETKAGKIDAIKVERVRDPTQSKRITVLWFAKDWDYLLVRLQQVETDGKEYNIMLQDGTVNGKTVKGS; encoded by the coding sequence ATGCGTCGCGCCCTGCTCTTCGCTTGCGCTCTGCTCGCCCTGCCCTTCGCGCAGGCAGCGGAACTTCAACCGTTCTCCGCCAGCTACACCGCCGACTGGAAGCAGTTGCCCATGAGCGGCACCGCCGAGCGCAGTCTGGTCAAGGAAGCGAATGGTGTCTGGAAGCTCAGCTTCAAGGCCTCGATGATGATCGCCAGCCTGACTGAAGAAAGCACCCTGACCCTGGACAAGGACACCTTGCTGCCGCAGTCCTACCACTTTGAACGTGGTGGCCTGGGCAAAGCGAAAAAGGCTGATCTGGATTTCGACTGGAACAGCAAAATGGTCACCGGCACCGACCGTGGCGACGCGGTGAAAATCCCGCTGAACCGCGGCATGGTCGACAAGTCCACCTATCAACTGGCGCTGCAACATGATGTGGCTGCTGGCAAAAAGACCATGAGCTATCAAGTGGTCGATGACGGCGAAGTCGATACCTATGACTTCCGCGTGCTGGGTTCGGAAAAAGTCGAAACCAAGGCTGGCAAGATCGATGCGATCAAGGTCGAGCGCGTGCGCGACCCGACACAAAGCAAGCGCATCACCGTCCTCTGGTTCGCCAAGGATTGGGATTACCTGCTGGTCCGCCTGCAACAGGTTGAAACCGACGGCAAGGAGTACAACATCATGCTCCAGGACGGCACGGTCAACGGCAAAACCGTTAAAGGCAGCTGA
- a CDS encoding methyl-accepting chemotaxis protein — MSIRSLNIAPRAGLGFGLLALMVFALGAFALLQMSNMRAQSDEVDNNWLPSVMAVGEMSQDMLRLRALTMRLLLNRDPQALEQNVTKLNELRGVLSEAQQRYDVLIVLPEERKLFDRFKVAEHQYLEFQAQVMQLSAQDRVEEAATILNGQMSPLADEIAVLLRELVELNKHNANLATEAARLVFTSSRVWVGVMIGGTALITIGLALLLTRSIVLPLAQSLGVAEVVAGGDLTGDISISGKDEPARLLHALKSMQHNLRDTIRQISESSSQLASASEELSCVTEDATRGLHQQSLEIEQAATAVNQMTAAVEEVASNAVATSEASRESDRIAQHGREQVHQTVLSIESLADDVTANASQVEDLAQKVYSISKVLDVIRSIAEQTNLLALNAAIEAARAGDAGRGFAVVADEVRALAHRTQQSTQEIEQMIGGIQQGTDSAVSSMQQSNVRARSTLELAKAAGTALEEIASAFTLINERNLVIASASEEQAAVAREVDRNLMNIRDLAMQTSAGANQTSAASQELSRLAVDLNSMVAKFSV, encoded by the coding sequence ATGAGTATCCGTAGTCTCAATATTGCCCCGCGCGCCGGCCTCGGTTTTGGCCTGCTGGCGCTGATGGTATTTGCCCTTGGGGCGTTCGCTTTATTGCAAATGTCGAACATGCGCGCGCAGTCCGACGAGGTTGATAACAACTGGCTGCCGAGTGTGATGGCAGTCGGTGAGATGAGTCAGGACATGCTGCGCCTGCGCGCGCTGACCATGCGCCTGTTGCTCAATCGCGATCCGCAGGCGCTTGAACAGAATGTCACCAAGCTCAACGAACTGCGTGGCGTACTCAGTGAAGCGCAGCAGCGTTATGACGTGCTGATCGTACTGCCCGAGGAGCGCAAGCTGTTTGATCGCTTCAAGGTTGCCGAGCACCAGTATCTGGAGTTCCAGGCGCAGGTCATGCAGCTCTCTGCACAGGATCGGGTCGAGGAGGCCGCGACCATTCTCAATGGTCAGATGAGTCCCTTGGCCGATGAAATCGCAGTGCTCTTACGCGAACTGGTTGAGCTGAATAAACACAATGCCAATCTCGCCACCGAAGCAGCGCGGCTGGTGTTTACCAGTTCGCGGGTGTGGGTCGGCGTGATGATCGGTGGCACTGCGCTGATTACCATCGGCCTGGCCCTGCTGCTGACGCGCAGCATCGTGCTGCCGCTGGCGCAATCGCTGGGTGTCGCCGAGGTGGTGGCCGGTGGTGATCTGACTGGCGATATCAGCATCAGTGGCAAGGACGAGCCGGCGCGACTGCTGCACGCGCTCAAGAGCATGCAGCACAACCTGCGCGACACGATTCGGCAAATCTCCGAGTCCTCCAGTCAATTGGCCTCGGCGTCGGAAGAGCTGAGTTGCGTCACGGAGGATGCCACGCGCGGGTTGCACCAGCAGAGCCTGGAAATCGAACAGGCGGCTACGGCGGTCAATCAGATGACGGCCGCAGTGGAGGAAGTGGCAAGCAATGCAGTGGCCACTTCTGAAGCCTCGCGGGAATCCGATCGCATTGCCCAGCATGGCCGTGAACAGGTGCATCAAACGGTGTTGTCCATCGAATCGCTGGCCGATGATGTGACGGCCAATGCGAGTCAGGTGGAGGATCTGGCGCAGAAGGTCTACAGCATTAGCAAAGTGCTGGATGTGATTCGTTCGATTGCCGAGCAGACCAATTTGCTGGCGCTTAATGCTGCGATTGAAGCCGCGCGCGCCGGGGATGCCGGGCGCGGGTTTGCGGTGGTGGCCGATGAGGTGCGCGCACTGGCGCATCGCACGCAGCAATCGACCCAGGAAATCGAGCAGATGATTGGCGGCATTCAGCAGGGCACCGATTCGGCGGTGAGTTCGATGCAGCAGAGTAATGTGCGCGCGCGTTCCACACTGGAGTTGGCCAAGGCGGCCGGGACTGCACTTGAAGAGATCGCCTCGGCATTCACGCTGATCAACGAGCGCAATCTGGTGATCGCCAGTGCTTCGGAGGAGCAGGCGGCAGTGGCGCGCGAGGTGGATCGCAATCTGATGAACATTCGAGATCTGGCGATGCAGACCTCGGCGGGGGCCAATCAGACCAGTGCGGCGAGTCAGGAGTTGTCGCGGTTGGCGGTGGATTTGAACAGCATGGTGGCGAAGTTTTCGGTTTGA
- a CDS encoding amidohydrolase family protein, producing the protein MSLYRLSLACLLVFAGNVSAREYTYSDAHLHYVDFFQESAGMAKLLTAMKDGSVEHVMISGIPVAKKWHEDEPKRPRYYAGDDADAYWYSATDVIVADAVQKLSAEQRPYFHPFLSGFNPNDKNSAAHIQRMLDLYPGLWQGIGEVFTRHDDLTALTSGDTPRANNEAMKKIYHLAAENDLPVLLHSNITSKREKNPLYLKEIEEPLRNHPHTRFIWAHAGTSAEIHRHQTQLTFLLPTLTRMLEAYPNLFIDLSWSMLTPYLLDEQGKPRPEWLALVEKYPERFMLGSDVVGRFNKLGEEMHSFKPFLDALPEDVAKKVARDNFLAILPRTVLKSEKTTLNR; encoded by the coding sequence GTGTCCCTGTATCGTTTGAGTCTTGCCTGTTTGTTGGTATTTGCCGGCAACGTCAGCGCCCGCGAATACACCTACAGCGATGCACACCTGCATTACGTGGATTTTTTCCAGGAAAGTGCAGGTATGGCGAAACTGCTGACGGCGATGAAGGACGGGTCCGTCGAGCATGTGATGATTTCTGGCATTCCGGTCGCCAAGAAGTGGCATGAGGATGAACCCAAGCGCCCGCGCTATTACGCCGGGGATGACGCTGATGCTTACTGGTATAGCGCGACCGACGTGATTGTTGCCGATGCGGTGCAAAAGCTGAGCGCAGAACAACGCCCGTACTTTCATCCGTTTCTTTCCGGCTTCAACCCCAACGACAAGAACTCCGCCGCACACATCCAGCGCATGCTCGATCTGTACCCGGGACTGTGGCAGGGCATCGGCGAAGTGTTTACCCGTCATGACGATCTCACGGCGCTGACGTCCGGCGACACGCCGCGCGCCAACAACGAAGCGATGAAAAAGATCTACCATCTGGCCGCCGAGAATGATCTGCCGGTGTTGCTGCATTCCAACATCACCTCCAAGCGTGAGAAAAATCCGCTGTACCTGAAGGAAATCGAAGAACCGCTGCGTAATCACCCGCATACGCGTTTTATCTGGGCGCACGCCGGCACCAGCGCTGAAATCCATCGGCATCAGACCCAGCTGACTTTCCTGTTGCCCACGCTGACGCGCATGCTTGAGGCGTATCCGAATCTGTTCATCGACTTGTCATGGAGCATGCTCACGCCGTATCTGCTGGACGAGCAGGGCAAACCGCGCCCGGAATGGCTGGCGCTGGTCGAGAAATACCCGGAGCGCTTCATGCTGGGTTCAGACGTGGTCGGGCGATTCAACAAACTCGGTGAGGAAATGCACAGCTTCAAGCCATTCCTCGATGCGTTGCCCGAGGACGTTGCGAAAAAAGTCGCTCGGGATAACTTCCTGGCGATCTTGCCGCGAACGGTGCTCAAGTCCGAGAAAACTACGCTGAATCGTTAA
- a CDS encoding OsmC family protein, translating to MTVTVNTVSAEGFRHTVQIDDHELFADVPKSAGGEGSAPEPHDYFDAALGACKALTLKMYAKKKDIPLTGVGVDVKRDNSEEQKGKYVLHVTLTLKGVLTDAQREELLRVADRCPIHKLMTTSEVTIETHAPQGFDSQ from the coding sequence ATGACCGTTACCGTCAATACCGTCTCCGCTGAAGGTTTTCGTCACACCGTACAGATTGATGATCACGAATTGTTTGCCGATGTGCCGAAGTCGGCCGGCGGCGAAGGCTCGGCACCCGAGCCGCATGATTATTTCGATGCGGCCCTCGGCGCCTGCAAAGCCCTGACCCTGAAGATGTACGCGAAGAAGAAAGACATCCCGCTGACCGGTGTCGGTGTTGACGTCAAACGCGACAACAGCGAAGAGCAGAAAGGCAAATACGTGCTGCACGTCACCCTCACCCTGAAAGGCGTGCTCACCGACGCCCAGCGCGAGGAACTGCTCCGCGTCGCCGACCGCTGCCCGATCCACAAGCTGATGACCACCAGCGAAGTGACGATCGAAACCCACGCCCCGCAAGGCTTCGATAGCCAGTAA
- a CDS encoding pirin family protein, whose translation MDTQPLIIRPRAEDVEGQPILRPLPSAKCRSVGPFVFFDHMLETVYPTGKGMNIRQHPHIGLSTLTYLFEGQLLHKDSLGSDQVVSAGDVSWMTAGSAIAHVERTPEPLWDQSFTMHGLQIWLASPKDHEQGPGHYSHHPAATLPVSDNLGVQIRMIAGSGFCLESPVPVLSPTLYAEVQMQTATTLLIPTEHEERAVYVLSGDAQLNGQAIEPHALVVLPAGEEMSLFAESDVHAVVFGGAPLDGPRRINWNFVASDPAAIDEARRKWAAGEWPTVPGEVERIELPG comes from the coding sequence ATGGACACGCAACCTCTGATCATTCGCCCGCGCGCCGAAGACGTCGAAGGCCAGCCGATTCTGCGCCCGCTGCCGTCAGCCAAATGCCGCAGCGTCGGGCCTTTCGTGTTTTTTGATCACATGCTCGAGACGGTTTATCCGACGGGCAAAGGCATGAACATCCGACAGCACCCGCACATCGGTCTGTCGACACTCACCTATTTGTTTGAAGGCCAACTCCTGCACAAGGACAGCCTTGGCTCGGACCAGGTGGTCAGCGCTGGAGATGTCAGCTGGATGACCGCCGGCAGCGCGATTGCACACGTCGAGCGCACGCCGGAACCGTTGTGGGACCAGAGCTTCACCATGCACGGCTTGCAGATCTGGCTGGCCTCGCCCAAGGATCATGAACAAGGTCCCGGGCATTACAGCCATCACCCGGCGGCGACACTGCCGGTCAGCGATAACCTCGGCGTACAGATTCGCATGATTGCCGGGTCAGGCTTTTGCCTGGAATCGCCGGTGCCGGTGCTTTCTCCTACGTTGTATGCCGAAGTGCAGATGCAAACCGCGACCACCCTGCTGATCCCGACCGAGCATGAAGAACGGGCGGTGTATGTGTTGAGTGGGGATGCGCAGTTGAATGGCCAAGCGATTGAGCCACATGCGTTGGTGGTGTTGCCGGCTGGGGAAGAGATGAGCCTGTTTGCCGAAAGCGATGTGCACGCGGTGGTGTTTGGCGGCGCGCCATTGGACGGGCCTCGGCGGATCAACTGGAATTTTGTGGCGAGCGACCCGGCGGCAATTGATGAGGCGCGGCGCAAATGGGCGGCCGGGGAATGGCCGACGGTACCGGGGGAAGTCGAACGGATTGAATTACCAGGTTAA
- a CDS encoding dienelactone hydrolase family protein, protein MSQVTVRSVVYQIDGQPYEGRLAFDAEQKGARPGLLMAPNWMGVSAGAEEIAKSVAAKGYVVLIADVYGQAVRPQNADQAGAAMMPLKDDRALLRTRMQAAFEQLQKQGEAAVDTSKLAVFGFCFGGCCALDLARTGAPVKAAVSFHGTLDSPNPADAQNIKGSVLVLHGAADPLVPKEQLPAFEDEMNAAKVDWQLLSYGGAVHSFTDPHANVPGKMMYDAKTAKRAFKSMHDLLDEVFKG, encoded by the coding sequence ATGAGCCAAGTCACTGTACGTTCCGTGGTCTATCAGATTGACGGCCAGCCCTATGAAGGTCGCTTGGCGTTCGACGCCGAGCAAAAAGGCGCGCGTCCGGGTTTGTTGATGGCGCCGAACTGGATGGGCGTCAGCGCCGGAGCCGAAGAAATCGCCAAGTCGGTGGCGGCCAAGGGCTACGTGGTGTTGATTGCTGACGTTTACGGTCAGGCTGTGCGTCCACAGAACGCCGATCAGGCTGGCGCGGCGATGATGCCGTTGAAGGACGACCGTGCGTTGCTGCGCACGCGTATGCAAGCGGCGTTCGAGCAGTTGCAGAAGCAGGGTGAGGCGGCGGTTGATACGTCGAAACTGGCAGTGTTCGGTTTCTGCTTTGGCGGTTGCTGTGCGCTGGATCTGGCCCGCACGGGGGCGCCAGTGAAGGCAGCGGTGTCGTTCCACGGTACGCTGGATTCGCCGAACCCAGCGGATGCGCAGAACATCAAGGGCTCGGTGCTGGTGCTGCACGGTGCTGCCGATCCATTGGTGCCGAAAGAGCAGTTGCCGGCGTTTGAAGACGAGATGAATGCAGCGAAGGTCGATTGGCAGTTGCTCAGCTATGGCGGCGCGGTGCATTCGTTTACCGATCCGCATGCCAATGTGCCGGGCAAGATGATGTACGACGCGAAGACCGCCAAGCGCGCGTTCAAATCGATGCATGATTTGCTGGATGAAGTGTTCAAGGGCTAA
- the htpG gene encoding molecular chaperone HtpG — MSVETQKETLGFQTEVKQLLHLMIHSLYSNKEIFLRELISNASDAVDKLRFEALAKPELLEGGADLKIRVSFDKDAKTVTLEDNGIGMNRDDVITHLGTIAKSGTADFMKNLSGDQKKDSHLIGQFGVGFYSAFIVADQVDVYSRRAGTPASEGVHWSSKGEGEFEVATIDKPERGTRIVLHLKAAEDEFADGWRLRNIIKKYSDHIALPIELPKEAAAAEGEEAPAVEWETVNRASALWTRPRTEVKDEEYQEFYKHIAHDFENPLAWSHNKVEGKLEYSSLLYVPARAPFDLYQREAPKGLKLYVQRVFVMDQAESFLPLYLRFIKGVVDSNDLSLNVSREILQKDPIIDSMKTALTKRVLDMLEKLAKNEPEQYKGFWKNFGQVMKEGPAEDFANKEKIAGLLRFASTNGDEGEQIVGLADYLARAKEGQDKIYYLTGETYAQVKNSPHLEVFRKKGIEVLLLTDRIDEWLMSYLSEFDGKTFVDVARGDLDLGNLDSEEDKKAAEEVAKSKEGLVERLKTALGDSVAEVRVSHRLTDSPAILAIGEQDLGLQMRQILEASGQKVPDSKPIFEFNPSHPLIEKLDGEQSEERFGDLSHILFDQAALAAGDSLKDPAAYVRRLNKLLVELSV, encoded by the coding sequence ATGAGTGTGGAAACTCAAAAGGAAACCCTGGGCTTCCAGACCGAGGTAAAGCAGCTGCTGCACCTCATGATCCATTCGCTGTATTCCAACAAGGAAATTTTCCTTCGCGAATTGATCTCGAACGCCTCTGACGCTGTCGACAAGCTGCGCTTCGAAGCCCTGGCCAAGCCAGAGTTGCTCGAAGGTGGCGCTGATCTGAAAATCCGTGTGAGCTTCGACAAGGACGCCAAGACCGTCACCCTCGAAGACAACGGTATCGGCATGAACCGTGACGATGTGATCACCCACCTGGGGACCATCGCCAAATCCGGCACCGCTGATTTCATGAAGAACCTCTCGGGCGATCAGAAGAAAGATTCGCACCTGATCGGCCAGTTCGGTGTCGGCTTTTACTCCGCCTTCATCGTTGCCGACCAGGTTGACGTGTACTCCCGTCGCGCCGGCACCCCGGCCAGCGAAGGCGTGCACTGGTCGTCGAAAGGCGAGGGCGAGTTCGAAGTCGCCACCATCGACAAACCGGAGCGCGGCACCCGCATCGTTCTGCACCTGAAAGCTGCAGAAGACGAGTTTGCTGATGGCTGGCGTCTGCGCAACATCATCAAGAAGTACTCCGACCACATCGCTTTGCCGATCGAGCTGCCGAAAGAAGCTGCAGCTGCCGAAGGCGAAGAGGCTCCGGCCGTTGAGTGGGAAACCGTCAACCGCGCCAGTGCCCTGTGGACCCGTCCGCGCACTGAAGTGAAGGACGAGGAATACCAGGAGTTCTACAAGCACATCGCTCACGACTTTGAAAACCCGCTGGCCTGGAGCCACAACAAAGTCGAAGGCAAGCTCGAATACAGCTCGCTGCTGTACGTGCCGGCCCGCGCGCCGTTCGACCTGTACCAGCGTGAAGCGCCGAAAGGTCTGAAGCTGTACGTGCAACGCGTGTTCGTCATGGATCAGGCCGAGTCGTTCCTGCCGCTGTACCTGCGCTTCATCAAAGGCGTAGTCGATTCCAACGACCTGTCGCTGAACGTGTCGCGCGAGATCCTGCAGAAAGACCCGATCATCGATTCGATGAAGACTGCGCTGACCAAGCGCGTGCTCGACATGCTGGAAAAACTGGCGAAGAACGAGCCTGAGCAATACAAAGGCTTCTGGAAGAACTTCGGTCAGGTCATGAAAGAAGGCCCGGCCGAAGACTTCGCCAACAAAGAGAAAATTGCCGGTCTGCTGCGTTTCGCATCGACCAATGGCGACGAAGGCGAGCAGATCGTTGGTCTGGCCGACTACCTGGCACGCGCCAAGGAAGGTCAGGACAAGATCTACTACCTCACCGGCGAAACCTACGCGCAGGTCAAGAACAGCCCGCACCTGGAAGTCTTCCGCAAGAAAGGCATCGAAGTGCTGCTGCTGACCGACCGCATCGACGAGTGGCTGATGAGCTACCTCAGCGAGTTCGACGGCAAGACGTTTGTCGACGTGGCACGTGGTGATCTCGATCTGGGCAATCTGGACTCGGAAGAGGACAAGAAAGCCGCAGAAGAAGTCGCCAAGTCCAAAGAAGGTCTGGTTGAGCGTCTGAAAACCGCACTGGGCGATTCCGTGGCTGAAGTCCGCGTATCGCATCGTCTGACCGATTCGCCGGCCATCCTGGCTATCGGCGAGCAGGATCTGGGTCTGCAAATGCGTCAGATCCTCGAAGCCAGCGGGCAGAAGGTTCCGGATTCGAAGCCGATCTTCGAATTCAACCCAAGCCACCCGCTGATCGAGAAACTCGATGGCGAGCAGAGCGAAGAGCGTTTTGGCGACCTGTCGCACATCCTCTTTGATCAGGCTGCTCTGGCTGCCGGCGATAGCTTGAAAGACCCGGCCGCGTATGTGCGCCGCCTGAACAAGCTGCTGGTTGAACTGTCGGTTTAA
- a CDS encoding PaaI family thioesterase, with product MSDDLKQQLQQAHAEGDYAPLLQLIPYAGLIGIECSRVGDELLFKLPANKDNIGNPLLPAIHGGVIAGFMELAAALHLLIFTETPGVPKIIDFSLDYLRAGQFRDTWATCQVCRQGRRVANVAITAWQSTESEPIATARAHFKIDEPLKS from the coding sequence ATGAGCGATGATCTGAAACAGCAGTTGCAGCAGGCTCACGCTGAGGGCGACTACGCGCCGCTGTTGCAGTTGATTCCCTACGCCGGGCTGATCGGCATCGAATGCTCACGTGTCGGCGATGAATTGCTGTTCAAGCTGCCGGCGAACAAGGACAACATTGGTAACCCTTTATTGCCGGCGATTCACGGTGGGGTGATTGCCGGGTTCATGGAGTTGGCAGCCGCGCTGCATTTGTTGATTTTCACCGAGACCCCGGGCGTGCCGAAGATCATCGATTTCTCCCTTGATTACCTGCGCGCCGGGCAGTTTCGCGACACCTGGGCCACGTGTCAGGTCTGCCGCCAGGGCCGGCGCGTCGCCAACGTCGCGATCACGGCCTGGCAAAGTACCGAAAGCGAACCGATTGCCACCGCGCGTGCACACTTCAAAATCGATGAGCCCTTGAAATCCTGA
- a CDS encoding PaaI family thioesterase has product MAENPVFERATRFLSALRHCQVLGLRVHEASSEGLTVILPYSPQIVGNPQTGVIHGGAITSLMDTACGMSTLCVLPEFEVCPTLDLRIDYMHAAEPNKDVYGFAQCYRVTTDVIFARGFAYQDDPEQPIAHVVGTFMRMGKGLKGTKGFGGAIKGAGQ; this is encoded by the coding sequence ATGGCTGAAAACCCCGTTTTTGAGCGCGCGACGCGATTTCTTTCAGCGTTAAGACACTGCCAGGTACTTGGTTTGCGAGTACATGAAGCCTCCAGCGAAGGGCTCACGGTGATCCTGCCTTATAGCCCGCAAATCGTCGGTAATCCGCAGACCGGGGTCATTCATGGTGGCGCAATTACCTCGTTAATGGACACCGCTTGCGGGATGTCGACGCTCTGTGTGTTGCCGGAATTCGAAGTCTGCCCGACCCTCGATTTGCGCATTGACTATATGCACGCCGCCGAACCGAACAAAGACGTCTATGGCTTCGCCCAGTGCTACCGGGTAACCACCGATGTGATCTTCGCTCGTGGTTTCGCCTATCAGGACGATCCCGAACAACCCATCGCCCACGTCGTCGGTACGTTCATGCGCATGGGCAAGGGCCTTAAAGGCACCAAAGGCTTCGGCGGCGCGATCAAGGGAGCAGGGCAATGA
- a CDS encoding MAPEG family protein, giving the protein MSIPFWCVFITALLIYIARMPVGKAMKEQGGYNNHLPRQQQAQLTGYGARALAAHQNTIEAFMLFAVGVLMAHTTQTAGWLIDTLAIVFVIARILYLWLYLADQPKLRSLVWVVGVLCSLLLMISPTFRTVLL; this is encoded by the coding sequence ATGAGTATTCCGTTCTGGTGTGTGTTTATCACTGCGTTGTTGATTTACATCGCGCGTATGCCGGTGGGCAAGGCGATGAAAGAGCAGGGCGGTTACAACAACCACTTGCCGCGCCAGCAACAAGCGCAACTGACCGGCTACGGCGCACGGGCGCTGGCGGCGCATCAGAATACGATTGAAGCGTTCATGTTGTTTGCGGTCGGTGTGTTGATGGCGCACACCACGCAAACGGCAGGATGGCTGATCGATACATTGGCAATCGTTTTTGTTATCGCGCGAATCCTCTACTTGTGGCTCTATCTGGCCGACCAGCCCAAGCTGCGCAGCCTGGTTTGGGTAGTTGGCGTACTGTGCTCGCTGTTACTGATGATTAGTCCGACTTTTAGAACTGTCCTGCTCTAA